In Metarhizium brunneum chromosome 3, complete sequence, a genomic segment contains:
- the nuo21.3c gene encoding NADH-ubiquinone oxidoreductase subunit, which produces MAPALHASAAMLARRQLAGAPSTTSSLVVVASRLMAAQQHQTRGYATPAGPPPKNFRTSRHTEWPWDKEKTLDRLGKYFLLTEMARGMYVLMEQFFRPPYTIYYPFEKGPISPRFRGEHALRRYPSGEERCIACKLCEAICPAQAITIEAEERADGSRRTTRYDIDMTKCIYCGFCQESCPVDAIVESPNAEYATETREELLYNKEKLLSNGDKWEPELAAAIRADAPYR; this is translated from the exons ATGGCGCCGGCTCTGCATGCCTCTGCGGCCATGCTCGCGCGAAGACAGCTCGCCGGAGCTCCGAGCACCACCAGCTCGCTGGTAGTCGTGGCCAGCCGGCTCATGGCTGcgcagcaacaccagacgCGAGGATACGCTACACCCGCGGGCCCGCCCCCCAAGAACTTCCGCACGAGCAGGCACACCGAGTGGCCGTgggacaaggagaagacgCTGGACCGGCTGGGCAAGTACTTCCTCTTGACCGAGATGGCGAGAGGCATGTACGTCTTGATGGAACAGTTCTTCCGACCTCC ATACACCATTTACTATCCCTTCGAGAAG GGACCCATTTCCCCCCGATTCCGTGGAGAGCATGCCCTCAGACGGTATCCTTCTGGCGAAGAGCGTTGTATCGCCTGCAAGCTGTGCGAGGCT ATCTGCCCAGCCCAGGCCATCACAATTGAGGCTGAAGAGCGTGCCGATGGATCCCGCCGAACAACCCGCTACGACATTGACATGACCAAATGCATCTACTGCGGTTTCTGCCAGGAATCGTGCCCCGTTGACGCTATTGTGGAGAGCCCCAACGCCGAGTATGCCACCGAAACGAGAGAAGAGTTGCTGTACAACAAGG AGAAGCTTTTGTCCAACGGAGACAAGTGGGAGCCTGAGCTGGCGGCTGCCATTCGCGCGGATGCGCCCTACCGATAA
- the fcyB_1 gene encoding Purine-cytosine permease fcyB — MSEHHETTDERNTSSSTMAARKNSQRPPCRHSPTSSSDIDAEERQVGSTSTYGSGKSSQPAPSDCIPSVARELLRAGQVEENGIRPLVVGERTQKRFWSIFTIWFSINSNILGITVGMLGPLVHNLSLRDSALVIVCFNLLAAIAAGYLATFGPKTGMRQMIHARYSFGRYFVSIPVLLNLATMTGFNAIICVVGGQCLSAISSGTITPNVGIVVISVLSLIVSFAGFKVLHIFETFAFIPALISIMIAAGVGGSRLKQQQEPAAPTTAADILSFGMIIAGYQIPWAAISSDLTTYFDPKVPSWRVFHYTYWGLAIPTVLLMSLGAAIAGALPSNPTWEEGNEAYGVGGVLAAMVSSAGGFGKFVVVLQALSLLGNTCGTFYAITLNFQALAPILFKVPRYVFAVVITAIIIPVAIYAYRDFYAGLNNFMSMISYWSAAFVGIVMTDHVVIRRCRFDSYDQAIWTKGSKLPLGVAAISSGVLALGLVVPCISEEWYVGPIAEKAGDIGFEVAFSLSAMLYVPLRILEKRFTGR; from the exons ATGTCGGAGCATCATGAGACCACCGACGAGAGGAACACGTCGTCATCGACCATGGCGGCGCGCAAGAACAGTCAACGGCCACCCTGCCGCCATTCCCCAACGAGCAGCTCAGATATCGATGCCGAAGAGCGCCAGGTAGGCAGTACTTCAACTTACGGCTCTGGGAAATCTTCTCAGCCTGCGCCATCCGATTGTATTCCATCAGTTGCTCGGGAGCTTTTGCGAGCCGGTCAAGTCGAAGAAAACGGCATCCGCCCTTTGGTGGTGGGGGAACGAACACAGAAGCGCTTCTGGAGCATATTTACCATTTGGTTCTCCATCAACTCCAACATTCTCGG TATAACAGTCGGCATGCTCGGCCCTCTCGTGCACAACCTGAGCTTACGTGATTCCGCCCTTGTGATCGTCTGCTTCAATCTGCTTGCAGCCATCGCAGCAGGGTATCTTGCCACATTTGGTCCAAAGACGGGCATGAGGCAAATGATTCATGCTCGCTATAGCTTTGG CCGTTATTTCGTTTCCATTCCAGTTCTGTTGAATCTGGCCACGATGACGGGATTCAATGCCATCATTTGCGTCGTTGGCGGGCAGTGTCTCTCAGCAATATCGTCGGGAACCATAACGCCGAATGTAGGCATTGTTGTAATTTCCGTATTGTCCTTGATTGTCTCCTTTGCCGGATTCAAGGTGTTGCACATTTTTGAAACATTTGCTTTCATCCCTGCTCTCATCAGTATCATGATAGCTGCTGGGGTTGGCGGGAGCAGACTCAAACAACAGCAAGAGCCCGCAGCACCAACAACGGCCGCTGACATCTTGAGCTTTGGTATGATCATTGCCGGGTATCAAATCCCCTGGGCTGCGATTTCCAGCGATTTGACAACGTATTTCGACCCCAAGGTCCCGTC GTGGCGAGTGTTTCACTATACATATTGGGGGCTGGCCATTCCCACTGTATTGCTCATGTCTCTCGGTGCGGCTATTGCAGGTGCGCTACCTAGCAATCCCACCTGGGAAGAAGGCAACGAGGCATACGGCGTGGGCGGCGTTctggcggccatggtgagTAGCGCAGGCGGATTCGGGAAATTCGTAGTGGTGCTGCAGGCACTCTCTCTTCTCGGCAATACTTGCGGCACCTTCTATGCCATCACACTGAACTTTCAGGCCCTCGCGCCCATTCTCTTCAAGGTTCCCAGGTACGTGTTTGCGGTAGTCATTACGGCAATCATCATTCCGGTGGCAATATACGCATATCGCGACTTTTATGCTGGCCTCAACAACTTCATGTCGATGATTTCGTATTGGTCGGCGGCCTTTGTGGGCATTGTCATGACGGATCATGTGGTCATTCGGCGCTGCCGCTTTGATTCGTACGACCAGGCCATATGGACCAAAGGAAGCAAGCTGCCGTTGGGCGTGGCAGCCATTTCCAGCGGCGTGCTTGCGTTGGGCTTGGTGGTTCCCTGTATTAGCGAGGAGTGGTATGTTGGCCCCATTGCGGAAAAGGCTGGTGATATTGGTTTTGAGGTGGCATTCTCATTGAGTGCGATGTTGTATGTGCCGCTTCGGATTCTAGAGAAGCGTTTTACGGGCCGATGA
- the nuo-12 gene encoding Acyl carrier protein, producing the protein MFRTALLRTARGAARPLAAAPLSARIALPRAAAVPKMLGVRMYSAAGGLKKEEVEGRIMSLLQGFDKVNDTANIKPVAHFANDLGLDSLDTVEVVMAIEEEFSIEIPDKDADSIHSVDKAVEYILSQPDAH; encoded by the exons ATGTTCCGCACCGCCCTCCTCCGCACCGCCCGCGGCGCCGCTCGCCCGCTGGCCGCCGCACCGCTCAGTGCGCGCATCGCCCTACCCCGAGCTGCCGCCGTGCCCAAAATGCTCGGCGTGAGGATGTACTcagccgccggcggcctgaagaaggaagaggtAGAAGGGCGCATCATGAGCCTGCTGCAGGGCTTCGACAAG GTCAACGACACTGCCAAT ATCAAGCCGGTCGCCCACTTCGCCAACGACCTGGGCCTCGACTCTCTGGACACGGTGGAGGTAGTCATGGCCATAGAGGAGGAGTTTAGCATCGAGATCCccgacaaggacgccgacTCCATCCACTCTG TGGACAAGGCAGTCGAGTACATTCTCAGCCAACCCGATGCTCACTAA
- the cps3 gene encoding Protein cps3 has protein sequence MPEYRHVRSGSLNIPNGAASNTSSSMMPRSPPNTSHVPCKFFRQGACQAGNACPFSHDLGAAAENICKYFAKGNCKFGPKCANIHVLPDGRRINYGKTGVTIATAPIGLAGRPSPNPASPNSGTSTGYHQSSASALTTSLYSAEQSPWDDRQIANPASHPGHQPSLDNGIPSIDSPYGHSNYGSPREDDPTRLGFGLSPANGKGLSILDAPLPASFDSNGISNAARFPAAPWPSSVPSKFGLESPTASLSNAKDSRTSETLKLLHTSAFGSSEHLNPTASSPPNSQSAIGDEYFGKRAMHSSRYAKPRMLSSSMPKASSVDRDWEAEFAFDDDNLPENYVPENLQELLTPAEKARRGSSSMRDEHAIEALKYGSPMGTSPSRWGSLFQRQKEEEDAARAARNVGSAFGHVGSPLRRSTLAQEIGDDYKSPGTSGRLSAGRSTSESMSVLSQQLQRSRLDDAISGSSSSPHLHPTTARLPSSSLAPIGKDRAMERHVSSGSISSSVTGRFTTPIDEEDPAFVFSMEEEDDAPTARMRKRISAGLSMGPLGSYASAVAGKNQSNSSSKENRDSVPVNGR, from the exons ATGCCCGAATACCGCCACGTCCGGAGCGGCAGCCTGAACATCCCGAATGGCGCTGCCTCAAACACCTCGTCCTCCATGATGCCGCGAAGCCCTCCGA ATACCTCTCACGTCCCGTGCAAGTTCTTTCGCCAAGGTGCCTGTCAAGCTGGCAATGCCTGCCCCTTCAGCCACGACCTCGGAGCCGCAGCCGAAAACATCTGCAAGTACTTTGCCAAG GGCAACTGCAAGTTCGGTCCCAAGTGCGCAAACATCCACGTCTTACCCGACGGTCGACGAATAAACTATGGTAAAACTGGTGTCACCATAGCTACAGCTCCCATCGGCCTTGCCGGTCGGCCCTCGCCCAACCCTGCGTCCCCGAATTCTGGGACCTCAACCGGTTATCACCAGTCGTCTGCCAGTGCCCTGACAACCTCGCTCTACAGCGCCGAGCAGTCTCCATGGGATGACCGCCAGATTGCCAACCCTGCTAGCCACCCGGGACACCAACCCAGTCTCGACAATGGCATTCCCTCCATCGACTCTCCGTATGGCCACTCCAACTACGGCTCACCTCGCGAGGATGATCCCACTCgccttggctttgggctGTCCCCTGCAAATGGCAAAGGACTATCCATCCTCGATGCTCCCCTGCCCGCCTCTTTCGACTCCAATGGCATCTCCAACGCCGCCCGCTTCCCCGccgcgccgtggccgtcatctGTGCCCTCAAAGTTCGGCCTCGAGTCCCCCACAGCCTCGCTTAGCAATGCCAAAGACTCGCGAACCTCGGAGACGCTGAAGCTACTGCACACCTCGGCCTTCGGCTCGTCGGAGCACTTGAACCCAACCGCCAGTAGTCCGCCCAACTCTCAGTCTGCTATTGGCGATGAGTATTTCGGCAAGCGAGCCATGCACTCGTCTAGATATGCCAAACCCCGCATGCTTAGTTCCAGCATGCCCAAGGCATCGTCAGTGGACCGTGACTGGGAGGCCGAGTTTGCCTTTGACGATGACAATTTACCCGAAAACTACGTTCCCGAGAACCTGCAAGAACTCTTGACGCCTGCTGAAAAGGCCAGGCGAGGCTCTAGCTCCATGCGCGATGAACACGCCATCGAGGCTCTCAAGTACGGTAGCCCAATGGGTACCAGCCCAAGCCGCTGGGGATCGCTGTTCCAGCGCcaaaaggaggaggaagacgcaGCCAGGGCAGCACGCAATGTTGGCTCAGCTTTTGGCCATGTGGGCAGCCCTTTGAGAAGGTCCACCTTGGCCCAGGAAATAGGTGACGACTACAAGAGCCCAGGGACATCCGGCCGTCTGTCCGCGGGCCGCTCTACGAGCGAGTCCATGTCAGTTCTCTCACAACAACTGCAGCGCAGCCGATTGGACGACGCCATCAGCGGCTCGAGTTCCAGCCCTCACCTGCATCCTACTACCGCACGACTGCCATCCAGTAGTCTTGCGCCGATTGGCAAAGATCGGGCCATGGAGCGCCATGTGTCTAGCGGAAGCATCAGCTCGTCCGTCACTGGTCGCTTCACTACTCCgattgacgaggaggaccCAGCATTCGTCTTCAGCatggaagaggaagatgacgcaCCTACAGCGAGGATGCGCAAGCGAATATCTGCCGGCCTGAGTATGGGTCCATTGGGCAGCTATGCCAGCGCAGTGGCAGGCAAGAACCAATCCAACAGCAGTTCCAAGGAGAACAGAGATTCAGTGCCGGTCAACGGACGCTGA